AGATATTTGCGTTCCTCGGCCGTAAGCGGCTGCAGCGGCGAACGCACCGCCCCGCCATAGTAGCCAAATCGTTCCATGGCATATTTGAGCCCGGCTATGCCGCAGGCCGATGTCACCGCTCGGGCCGGCTCGAGCAAGAGTTGCTGGAGATTCCGGGCTTTGTCTGCCTCTCCGCGGAAAAACGCCTCATGAATGTCCACGCACAGCTCGGGCAGGCAGCAGGCTGCCGCCAGGATTCCCCCTACCGCACCCACCGCCAACGAGGGATAGAGCGTCGGCGCTGACCCCACCAACACCTGAAAGCCGGGCCGAGACTGCGCCGCAATTTCTGCCACACGCTGGACATTGCCCGAGCTTTCTTTGATGCCGATGATGTTCGGATGCTCGCTCAAACGCGCGACCTCGCCCGCCTCGAGCGCGATTCCGGTAAACTGTGGAACCACGTAAACAAGAATCGGGATTTTGACAGCGTCGGCAACCGCCCGGAAGTGCGCGGCCATGGCCACAGGGTTCATTTGCGGTTTGAAGTAGTGGGGCGTTTTGACCAGCGCCGCCCGGTAGCCGGCGGCGGCTGCGCGGTTGGTGCGGGCGATGGTCTCGCGGGTGGACTCGACGCCGGTGCCGGCAATCAAGGTCTTGCCCGGCGCCGCTGCCTCCCGAGCCGTGTCCCACACTGCCAGAACCTCCGACTCGGTCAGATAAACCGACTCGCCGGTCGAGCCCACCACGACGTAGCCCTTTAGTCCGGTTGGGTTATAACGAATGAGATTCGCCCGCAGCCGATCGAGCGCCAATTCGCCGCGGCTGTCGAACGGCGTGGTGATCGGCGGAAAGATTCCCTTCAGGTCAATGCCGTCCATGAGGTCAATCATTAGTCTTTCATCCCTGTTCCGGGCGCTCGCCATGCCTGCCCCTTCGCGGGCAACATCGGCTTCCAAGAGCAGATTGCACAAACAAACGGTTCGGGTTCGATGCCGTCTGCCTGCCCTTCGACCCGACGCGCCATCCAGTTTACCCCCATCCCAGCCGGGTCGCCGAGAAACTTTCCAACCGGACGGCTCTACCCGGCGCATGCCGCAGC
The sequence above is a segment of the Candidatus Acidiferrales bacterium genome. Coding sequences within it:
- a CDS encoding dihydrodipicolinate synthase family protein, with amino-acid sequence MIDLMDGIDLKGIFPPITTPFDSRGELALDRLRANLIRYNPTGLKGYVVVGSTGESVYLTESEVLAVWDTAREAAAPGKTLIAGTGVESTRETIARTNRAAAAGYRAALVKTPHYFKPQMNPVAMAAHFRAVADAVKIPILVYVVPQFTGIALEAGEVARLSEHPNIIGIKESSGNVQRVAEIAAQSRPGFQVLVGSAPTLYPSLAVGAVGGILAAACCLPELCVDIHEAFFRGEADKARNLQQLLLEPARAVTSACGIAGLKYAMERFGYYGGAVRSPLQPLTAEERKYLDNVFARLETRFEATR